A genomic stretch from Desulfolutivibrio sulfodismutans DSM 3696 includes:
- a CDS encoding DUF362 domain-containing protein, whose protein sequence is MTIPVYFSRRPDYEPSRLERTVAELLPAAGFRPAPGTHVLVKPNLVAPRRTHLSCTHPAVVRAACIYLLACGARVTVGDSPAFGTARAVARICGLPRALADLPVRLVNFTRARPVPLSFGGTIGVASQALEADSILSVPRLKVHDQMGLTCAVKNTFGCVAGSRKALAHQIHGERGNRFPRLILDVMAALPPLFHLVDGITAMHRAGPIGGDPFELGLLAASDQAVALDTALCTLTGMPPELVPLWREALACGMPGSRPEDISYPLLSPEDFDAAGFLAPAALSPVAFRPWRFVTGRVKSLFARFR, encoded by the coding sequence ATGACCATCCCCGTCTATTTCAGCCGCAGACCGGACTACGAGCCAAGCCGCCTGGAACGGACCGTGGCCGAACTCCTCCCGGCCGCCGGATTTCGCCCGGCCCCGGGAACCCATGTCCTGGTCAAGCCCAACCTGGTGGCCCCCCGGCGGACGCATCTGTCCTGCACCCATCCGGCCGTGGTCCGTGCGGCCTGTATCTACCTGCTGGCCTGCGGGGCGCGCGTGACCGTGGGCGACTCCCCGGCCTTCGGCACGGCCCGGGCGGTGGCCCGGATCTGCGGCCTGCCCCGGGCCCTGGCCGACCTGCCGGTGCGCCTCGTGAACTTCACCCGGGCCCGGCCCGTGCCCCTGTCCTTTGGCGGGACCATCGGCGTGGCCTCCCAGGCCCTGGAGGCCGACAGCATCCTGAGCGTGCCGCGCCTGAAGGTTCACGACCAAATGGGCCTGACCTGCGCCGTGAAAAACACCTTCGGCTGCGTGGCCGGGTCGCGCAAGGCCCTGGCCCACCAAATCCACGGCGAACGCGGCAACCGCTTTCCGCGCCTGATCCTCGACGTCATGGCCGCCCTGCCGCCGCTTTTCCACCTCGTGGACGGCATCACGGCCATGCACCGGGCCGGGCCCATCGGCGGCGATCCCTTCGAGCTTGGGCTTTTGGCCGCCTCGGACCAGGCCGTGGCCCTGGATACGGCCCTGTGCACCCTCACGGGCATGCCCCCGGAACTGGTCCCCCTGTGGCGCGAGGCCCTGGCCTGCGGCATGCCCGGATCGCGACCGGAAGACATCTCTTATCCCCTCCTCTCCCCGGAGGATTTCGACGCGGCGGGCTTTCTCGCCCCCGCCGCCCTGTCGCCTGTGGCCTTTCGGCCCTGGCGTTTCGTCACGGGACGCGTGAAAAGCCTTTTTGCTCGATTTCGTTGA
- a CDS encoding cytotoxic translational repressor of toxin-antitoxin stability system, producing MNWTVTAAKAVRKQVDRLPMRVRERLFALLMEMERGGPIRGNWPNYGKLGPGRHHCHLKKGHPTYVAVWEESEGAVRLLEVTYVGTHEKAPY from the coding sequence ATGAACTGGACGGTGACCGCTGCAAAAGCGGTGCGCAAGCAGGTGGACCGGCTGCCCATGCGGGTTCGGGAGCGGCTTTTCGCCCTGCTTATGGAGATGGAGCGCGGCGGCCCCATCCGGGGAAACTGGCCCAATTACGGCAAACTCGGCCCGGGAAGGCATCATTGCCATCTCAAGAAAGGACATCCCACCTATGTGGCCGTGTGGGAAGAATCGGAAGGAGCCGTACGGCTCCTGGAGGTGACGTATGTTGGAACCCACGAAAAAGCCCCCTACTGA
- a CDS encoding helix-turn-helix domain-containing protein, whose amino-acid sequence MLEPTKKPPTEAVMELRFSGPVGKMRELARMARDMGVTEMGGTVPWREFFPEFRGVAEWAVALRGARGKAGLTQKALAALAGIPQGHISAMENGRMPIGKERARRLAEVLDIDYRILL is encoded by the coding sequence ATGTTGGAACCCACGAAAAAGCCCCCTACTGAAGCGGTCATGGAACTGCGGTTTTCCGGGCCGGTGGGCAAGATGCGGGAGCTGGCCAGGATGGCCCGGGACATGGGGGTGACCGAGATGGGGGGGACGGTCCCCTGGCGGGAGTTTTTCCCGGAATTCCGGGGTGTGGCGGAGTGGGCCGTGGCCCTGCGTGGGGCCAGGGGCAAGGCGGGCCTGACCCAGAAAGCCCTGGCCGCCCTGGCGGGCATTCCCCAGGGGCACATCTCGGCCATGGAAAACGGCCGCATGCCTATCGGCAAGGAGCGCGCCAGGCGGCTGGCCGAGGTGCTCGACATCGACTACCGCATCCTTTTGTAG
- a CDS encoding RluA family pseudouridine synthase codes for MGEKVALVGVEESEAGRKLVDFIKRRAGKDLPTSAAMRWIRTGQVRVDGRRAGPYDRVVAGQIVRLPPFRPGGERSGENGMARGLDAPPLPPVVFEGQGLMVLAKPAGLPAHPGTGHADSVQTRLAAAFPDAAFVPAPVHRLDKDTTGLLVVATTHHAAREAAQAFRDGRVDKDYLAWVLGAWELCPVGQTVPLRDRLAKTGPAGREKVHAGQEAGREALALATPLLATPERSLVRLRLLTGKTHQLRVQLASRNHPILGDPKYGPPGQGHGGPGLCLHCWRMALLGMSFELPPPWSGELAVPEGLL; via the coding sequence ATGGGGGAGAAGGTGGCGCTGGTGGGCGTGGAGGAGTCCGAGGCAGGCCGAAAGCTTGTGGACTTCATCAAGCGCCGGGCCGGAAAAGACCTCCCCACCTCCGCCGCCATGCGCTGGATCCGCACCGGACAGGTTCGCGTCGACGGCCGCCGGGCCGGTCCCTACGACCGGGTCGTGGCGGGCCAGATCGTCCGCCTGCCGCCGTTTCGGCCGGGAGGGGAAAGATCCGGGGAAAACGGCATGGCCCGCGGCCTGGACGCGCCGCCATTGCCGCCGGTGGTTTTTGAGGGCCAGGGCCTCATGGTCCTGGCCAAACCCGCCGGGCTGCCCGCCCACCCCGGCACGGGCCACGCCGATTCCGTCCAGACCCGTCTGGCCGCCGCCTTTCCGGATGCGGCCTTCGTCCCTGCCCCGGTCCACCGCCTGGACAAAGACACCACCGGACTGCTCGTCGTCGCCACCACCCACCACGCCGCCCGGGAAGCAGCCCAGGCCTTTCGGGACGGCCGCGTGGACAAGGACTATCTGGCCTGGGTGCTCGGGGCCTGGGAGCTTTGCCCCGTGGGGCAGACCGTTCCCCTGCGCGACCGGCTGGCCAAGACCGGCCCGGCCGGGCGCGAAAAGGTCCATGCCGGACAGGAGGCGGGGCGCGAGGCCCTGGCCCTGGCCACGCCCCTCCTGGCGACCCCGGAGCGGTCGCTTGTGCGGCTGCGGCTTTTGACCGGCAAGACCCACCAGCTTCGGGTCCAACTGGCCTCCCGGAACCACCCGATCCTTGGCGACCCCAAATATGGCCCGCCCGGCCAGGGGCATGGCGGCCCGGGGCTGTGCCTGCACTGCTGGCGCATGGCCCTTTTGGGCATGTCCTTCGAGCTGCCGCCGCCCTGGAGCGGCGAGTTGGCCGTGCCGGAGGGGCTTTTATGA
- a CDS encoding ABC transporter substrate-binding protein, translating to MSRILIVLAALFLCSTPALAAEATGDPILVGGLFAESGPAAFVGTPSRLVAEMTVKKINAAGGILGRPIKLVIHDTESNPDVALRMARQLVEAENVLAIIGPTSTGEGLAVKKYTEEKNVPTIMTVGGDPVIAGGNFGPFTWTFKTPQRTSTAAEKIYEYLKAKGITSVAVMTAKDAFGQDGLNHLKNLAGKYGMDIVAEETFDPKGTDFSAQAFKLTTASPKAVIIWTIGPAGAIVAKNFAALPGDKPLVVECHGQPGSEFLQLAGPAANGVIMPATKLMAPDSLPASDPQAAVVRAFIADYDKEGIQAKFPINTHSGYAFDALILLQAGLQKAGKADPAALRDALETLKNVVGVSGVFTITPEDHNGLSTDSMVMLEVVDGKYQVAK from the coding sequence ATCTCCCGTATCCTGATCGTCCTTGCTGCCCTTTTCCTGTGTAGCACACCGGCCCTCGCCGCCGAGGCGACCGGCGACCCCATCCTGGTCGGCGGGCTTTTCGCCGAATCCGGCCCGGCCGCCTTCGTGGGCACCCCCAGCCGCCTGGTGGCGGAGATGACCGTCAAAAAGATCAACGCCGCCGGGGGCATTCTCGGGCGTCCCATCAAACTCGTCATCCACGACACCGAATCCAATCCCGACGTGGCCCTGCGCATGGCCCGCCAGCTCGTGGAGGCCGAAAACGTCCTGGCCATCATCGGCCCCACCTCCACCGGGGAAGGCCTGGCCGTGAAAAAATACACCGAAGAGAAAAACGTGCCCACGATCATGACCGTGGGCGGCGACCCGGTCATCGCCGGGGGCAACTTCGGCCCCTTCACCTGGACCTTCAAGACCCCCCAGCGCACCTCCACGGCCGCAGAAAAAATTTACGAATACCTGAAAGCCAAGGGCATCACCTCCGTCGCGGTCATGACCGCCAAGGACGCCTTCGGCCAGGACGGTCTCAACCACTTGAAAAATCTGGCCGGAAAATACGGCATGGACATCGTCGCCGAAGAGACCTTCGACCCCAAGGGCACCGACTTCTCGGCCCAGGCCTTCAAGCTGACCACGGCCTCCCCCAAGGCGGTCATCATCTGGACCATCGGCCCGGCCGGGGCCATCGTGGCCAAAAACTTCGCCGCCCTGCCCGGCGACAAGCCCCTGGTGGTGGAATGCCACGGCCAGCCCGGCTCGGAGTTCCTGCAACTGGCCGGTCCCGCCGCAAATGGCGTCATCATGCCCGCCACCAAGCTCATGGCCCCGGACTCCCTGCCCGCCTCGGACCCCCAGGCCGCCGTGGTGCGCGCCTTTATCGCCGACTACGACAAGGAAGGCATCCAAGCCAAGTTCCCCATCAACACCCACTCGGGCTATGCCTTTGACGCCTTGATCCTGCTTCAGGCCGGACTGCAGAAAGCCGGCAAGGCCGACCCCGCCGCCCTGCGCGACGCCCTGGAGACCTTGAAGAACGTGGTGGGCGTCTCGGGCGTGTTCACCATCACCCCCGAAGACCATAACGGCCTGTCCACCGACTCCATGGTCATGCTGGAAGTCGTTGACGGCAAGTATCAGGTGGCGAAGTAG
- a CDS encoding branched-chain amino acid ABC transporter permease — protein MMPAISRPSRNALGFFAILAAVGLFLPDYRLLVVNQHLFLALNVLALNFCLGLGGQISLAQGGMAGIGAYASVLAHAHFPQASVLVVPAVVLAAFGFAAAISRPMERLGEGFLAMATLGVSLIFTNVVLTMGSVTGGSAGLMVDAKLSLPGLGNLSGDRTFFFLFLLAMAGGCWMFASLKDSRPGRALLACKDDPLAASSCGIDRGALRSLSFGLGGGLSALAGVLHAHYGGFINPEQFSLELSLKALLFLVIGGPGNLLRPLVAVLVLESVMSGMQFLGEARTLAHGLLLTAALLFGYWRSIRPGRSFAATGVCVAEGRKPM, from the coding sequence ATGATGCCCGCCATCTCCAGGCCGTCCCGCAACGCGCTGGGTTTCTTCGCGATCCTTGCGGCCGTGGGGCTATTTTTGCCCGACTACCGCCTCCTGGTGGTCAACCAGCACCTCTTTTTGGCCTTAAACGTCCTGGCGCTCAATTTCTGCCTCGGCCTGGGAGGCCAGATCTCCCTGGCCCAGGGCGGCATGGCCGGGATCGGGGCCTATGCCTCGGTGCTGGCCCACGCCCATTTCCCCCAGGCCTCCGTGCTTGTGGTTCCGGCTGTTGTTCTTGCTGCCTTCGGCTTCGCCGCCGCCATAAGCCGCCCCATGGAGCGCCTGGGCGAAGGATTTCTGGCCATGGCCACCCTCGGCGTGTCGCTGATTTTCACCAACGTGGTCCTGACCATGGGGTCCGTCACCGGGGGCTCGGCAGGGCTCATGGTCGACGCCAAGCTGTCCCTTCCGGGCCTGGGAAACCTCTCCGGCGATCGGACCTTTTTTTTCCTTTTCCTTCTGGCCATGGCCGGCGGCTGCTGGATGTTCGCCTCGCTCAAGGACAGCCGTCCCGGACGGGCGCTTTTGGCCTGCAAGGACGACCCCCTGGCCGCGTCGAGTTGCGGCATCGACCGGGGCGCCCTGCGCTCCCTGTCCTTCGGGCTGGGGGGGGGCCTGTCGGCCCTGGCCGGGGTGCTGCACGCCCACTACGGCGGCTTCATCAACCCCGAGCAGTTCAGCCTGGAGCTGTCGCTTAAGGCCCTGCTGTTTTTGGTCATCGGCGGCCCGGGGAATCTCCTGCGGCCCCTGGTGGCGGTCCTGGTCCTGGAGTCCGTCATGTCCGGCATGCAGTTTCTGGGCGAGGCCCGCACCCTGGCCCACGGCCTGCTTCTGACCGCCGCCCTGCTGTTCGGCTACTGGCGCTCGATCCGGCCGGGCCGCTCCTTCGCCGCCACCGGCGTCTGTGTTGCCGAAGGCCGCAAACCCATGTAA
- a CDS encoding branched-chain amino acid ABC transporter permease produces MNSGLALGSVYGLMAIGFALIFNSSRLINFAQGELLLIGGLTLQSLSQALHLPPVAALAAAALFGFILGHALYASTLGVSINASPLRQLMLTVAASLCWQGVAIVFWGKNPVMLPQLLPLPPLRLGLLFFSQDTLTALALSVASVVLLSLFLSRTTTGRAIRAVSMNPVAARLQGIRPGHCHALSFALAGVLAAMAAMAVGPQTMLRYDMGLGLGLKGFVAATIGGYASVPRVFLGGVLLGLVEAALVLLLSGELKETVTYILLIGLLVLAPKEQETARPA; encoded by the coding sequence GTGAATTCCGGATTGGCCCTGGGTTCCGTCTACGGGCTCATGGCCATCGGATTCGCCCTTATTTTCAATTCCAGCCGCCTGATCAATTTCGCCCAGGGAGAGCTGCTCCTCATCGGCGGGCTGACCCTGCAAAGCCTGTCCCAGGCCCTGCATCTACCGCCCGTGGCGGCCCTGGCCGCCGCCGCCCTTTTCGGCTTCATCCTCGGACACGCCCTCTATGCCTCAACGCTTGGCGTCAGCATCAACGCCTCCCCCCTGCGCCAGCTCATGCTCACCGTGGCCGCCAGCCTGTGTTGGCAGGGGGTGGCCATCGTGTTCTGGGGCAAAAACCCCGTCATGCTGCCCCAGCTTTTGCCCCTGCCGCCCCTGCGTCTGGGCCTGCTGTTCTTTAGCCAGGACACGCTGACGGCCCTGGCCCTGTCGGTGGCCAGCGTCGTTTTGCTGTCGCTTTTTTTAAGCCGCACCACCACCGGACGGGCTATCCGGGCCGTCTCCATGAACCCCGTGGCCGCGCGGCTCCAGGGCATCCGCCCCGGACACTGCCACGCCCTGTCCTTCGCCCTGGCCGGGGTGCTGGCGGCCATGGCGGCCATGGCCGTCGGGCCGCAGACCATGCTGCGCTACGACATGGGCCTGGGCCTTGGGCTCAAGGGTTTCGTGGCCGCCACCATCGGCGGCTATGCCTCGGTGCCCCGGGTCTTTCTGGGCGGCGTGCTCCTGGGGCTGGTGGAAGCCGCCCTGGTGCTGCTCCTGTCCGGAGAACTCAAGGAAACCGTCACCTACATCCTGCTCATCGGCCTTTTGGTCCTGGCCCCGAAGGAGCAGGAAACGGCGCGTCCGGCATGA
- a CDS encoding FG-GAP repeat domain-containing protein, producing the protein MTQSKLYLPLALAFLLLVPGLGHAQTKTFAVTQFTVHGPDKYQYLKQGIQSMVVSRLSWPGKLQAMDAAKVDAAQPTPPASEAEALALLKKLKADYLVYGSLTITGEEASLDMHYLDASGKAWPKTLQTKLGNLVPALEKAVKEAGAEIFQRPPSPSQAGGSAPGGAKTPPPPNADFVASQGANDSQKNYLNPNFRYAGPTQTPGVWRSQALPYASSGVAVGDVNGDGKNEIVILGTASVEVFTYTNEQLVPVAKYEPPTNFQLLNINTFDINGDGTAEIIVSARYFKEPRSFVLEMASGKLELKHADIPLYLNVAATPPEFSKVLVGSKPETREVFTRGVYLVSFKDGQAVLGSTISLPKKANAYNFAFLPEKAGYKVILAEDGDHLGVYSAKGERVALTEEEYAGSGIGIEHDPMMAPMDRPRNDYLWLYYYIPLPILVANLDTDPQHEILVSRNISVAAQFFENYRSFSQGEIHALYWDGVGLNLKWKTRRIKGTISGYVLADVNHDGKQELVVSLNTWPGAVGVVNRKTVIMAYSLDSSGANNQDTDYGNIQDIN; encoded by the coding sequence ATGACCCAGTCCAAACTGTATCTGCCCCTTGCCCTTGCCTTTTTGCTGCTTGTTCCGGGGCTCGGGCACGCCCAGACGAAAACCTTCGCCGTGACCCAGTTCACGGTGCATGGCCCCGACAAGTACCAGTATCTCAAGCAGGGCATCCAGAGCATGGTCGTCTCGCGCCTGAGTTGGCCCGGAAAACTCCAGGCCATGGACGCCGCCAAGGTGGATGCGGCCCAGCCCACGCCACCCGCATCAGAGGCCGAGGCCCTGGCCTTGCTCAAAAAGCTCAAGGCCGACTACCTCGTCTACGGCAGCCTGACCATAACCGGTGAAGAGGCCAGCCTGGACATGCATTACCTCGACGCCAGCGGGAAGGCCTGGCCCAAGACCCTGCAAACCAAGCTCGGCAACCTCGTGCCCGCCCTGGAAAAGGCCGTCAAGGAGGCCGGTGCGGAAATCTTCCAGCGTCCGCCCAGCCCCTCCCAGGCCGGCGGTTCCGCCCCGGGCGGCGCCAAGACGCCCCCGCCGCCCAACGCCGACTTCGTGGCCAGCCAGGGTGCGAACGACTCCCAGAAAAACTACCTCAACCCCAACTTCCGCTATGCCGGCCCCACCCAGACCCCCGGTGTCTGGCGCAGCCAGGCCCTGCCCTACGCCTCGTCCGGAGTCGCCGTGGGCGATGTCAACGGCGACGGGAAAAACGAAATCGTGATCCTCGGCACGGCCTCGGTCGAGGTCTTCACCTATACGAATGAGCAACTTGTCCCGGTGGCCAAGTACGAGCCGCCCACCAACTTCCAGTTGCTCAATATCAACACCTTCGACATCAACGGCGACGGCACGGCGGAAATCATTGTTTCCGCCAGGTATTTCAAGGAGCCACGGTCCTTCGTGCTCGAAATGGCCAGCGGCAAGCTCGAACTCAAGCACGCCGACATTCCCCTGTACCTGAACGTGGCGGCGACGCCTCCCGAGTTCTCCAAGGTGCTGGTGGGCTCCAAGCCCGAAACCCGGGAAGTCTTCACCCGGGGGGTTTACCTGGTGTCCTTCAAGGACGGCCAGGCCGTCCTAGGCAGCACCATCTCCCTTCCCAAGAAGGCCAACGCTTATAACTTCGCCTTCCTGCCCGAAAAGGCCGGCTACAAGGTGATCCTGGCCGAGGATGGCGACCATCTGGGCGTGTACTCCGCCAAGGGCGAGCGCGTGGCCCTGACCGAAGAGGAATATGCCGGTTCCGGCATCGGGATCGAACACGATCCCATGATGGCCCCCATGGACCGCCCGCGCAACGACTACCTGTGGCTGTACTACTACATCCCGCTGCCCATTTTGGTGGCCAACCTGGACACCGACCCGCAGCACGAGATTCTGGTCAGCCGCAACATCTCCGTGGCCGCCCAGTTCTTCGAAAACTACCGGTCGTTCTCCCAGGGCGAAATCCATGCCCTGTACTGGGACGGCGTGGGCCTCAACCTCAAATGGAAGACCCGGCGCATCAAGGGCACCATCTCCGGGTACGTCCTGGCCGACGTGAACCACGACGGGAAGCAGGAGTTGGTGGTTTCCCTCAACACCTGGCCAGGGGCTGTGGGCGTGGTCAACCGCAAGACCGTCATCATGGCCTACAGCCTGGATTCCTCAGGCGCCAACAACCAGGATACCGATTACGGCAACATCCAGGACATCAACTAG